Proteins from a single region of Pyrus communis chromosome 6, drPyrComm1.1, whole genome shotgun sequence:
- the LOC137736800 gene encoding eukaryotic translation initiation factor-like — protein sequence MATEIAAAAPPPAVGTEENISAAVAADTKIQASSGPHKLERKWTFWFDNQSKPKQGAAWGSSLRKAYTFDTVQEFWCLYDQVFKPSKLTPNADFHLFRAGVEPKWEDPECASGGKWTVISSRKANLDTMWLETLMALIGEQFDEADEICGVVASVRQRQDKLALWTRNAANEAAQMSIGRKWKEIIDVTDKMTYSFHDDSKRERSAKPRYNV from the exons ATGGCGACAGAGATTGCAGCAGCGGCGCCGCCACCAGCGGTAGGCACAGAGGAGAATATTTCGGCGGCGGTGGCCGCCGATACCAAGATACAGGCAAGCAGCGGTCCCCACAAGCTGGAGAGAAAGTGGACCTTTTGGTTCGATAACCAATCCAAGCCCAAGCAAGGCGCTGCGTGGGGCTCCTCCCTCCGCAAAGCCTACACCTTCGATACCGTCCAGGAGTTCTGGTG TCTGTACGATCAGGTATTCAAGCCAAGCAAGTTGACACCGAATGCAGACTTTCACTTGTTCCGGGCTGGAGTTGAACCGAAATGGGAGGATCCCGAGTGTGCTAGTGGAGGGAAGTGGACTGTCATCAGCAGCAGGAAGGCCAACCTTGATACCATGTGGCTAGAGACT TTGATGGCACTGATAGGGGAGCAATTTGATGAGGCGGATGAGATTTGTGGAGTGGTAGCAAGTGTGCGCCAGAGGCAGGACAAACTTGCACTATGGACTAGGAATGCTGCAAACGAAGCTGCACAG ATGAGCATTGGGAGAAAGTGGAAGGAGATAATCGATGTTACCGATAAGATGACCTACAGCTTCCAT GACGATTCCAAAAGGGAAAGATCGGCAAAGCCTCGATACAATGTGTAA
- the LOC137736101 gene encoding actin-related protein 2/3 complex subunit 2B-like: MGVLGEGIASLEGNPAQTTPYCCFHNSDNKSIEIDHHLYEFGSVEYHIQSSASDTHYIYSSVSIPLLSQGVMLPYGISHNTKQMVKGIRPDVVEIIEPAKEGYQLTLRLDFSKISNGKDSAKVIAEIAAVQAVIVSSQLKEMLTNVNSQDTSQGMNLWMLEVLKNGGKRHLVADHPFQLQI; this comes from the exons ATGGGCGTGCTTGGAGAGGGCATCGCCAGCCTTGAAGGGAATCCTGCTCAAACGACACCG TATTGTTGCTTTCATAACAGTGACAACAAGTCCATAGAGATTGATCATCACTTGTACGAATTTGGGTCCGTGGAATACCATATCCAG TCTTCAGCATCAGATACACATTATATCTACTCGTCAGTGTCAATCCCGCTCCTTTCCCAGGGAGTCATGCTTCCATATGGGATTTCGCATAATACTAAACAGATGGTAAAGGGAATTCGTCCTGACGTTGTGGAGATCATTGAACCTGCAAAAGAAGGATACCAGCTTACTTTAAGACttgatttttctaaaatttcaaatggaAAAG ATTCTGCGAAGGTAATTGCAGAGATTGCTGCTGTGCAGGCAGTAATCGTAAGTTCCCAGCTGAAAGAAATGTTGACGAATGTCAACTCTCAAGATACATCCCAAGGAAT GAACTTATGGATGTTGGAAGTTCTGAAGAATGGAGGAAAACGCCACCTTGTTGCTGATCACCCATTCCAGCTCCAGATTTAA
- the LOC137736100 gene encoding uncharacterized protein, whose protein sequence is MASLATHFSAFVLLFPIGLRRFICSSSRYLKNPSLYQSKAWYCSETKWRNFDLYSLTIALPIACFYEIFLFLAFSGHHPTYRFAFFQQSAAIFMFWALVLLIIFRENIDPLNFNEGFVFAFAAVSFFIEYSVIGKGISGLGGAVYDMLGALTLICAFSCLYLSIRPCSYFAEFFLSSGLVFKGTWILQLGLSLYTDVFGLKGCKKMSVWPNQDSAEWKCDLEEDALRGFAVMKLLFIGHAIAILVLSFVLFALLASNCNLQGGEASGPLLAQLEHVLIHPGPEIELE, encoded by the coding sequence aTGGCATCACTAGCAACCCATTTCTCCGCCTTCGTCCTCCTCTTTCCCATAGGCCTCCGCCGCTTCATCTGCTCCTCCTCCCGCTACCTCAAGAACCCATCTCTCTACCAATCCAAAGCATGGTACTGCTCAGAAACCAAATGGAGAAACTTCGATTTGTACTCTCTCACCATCGCCCTCCCCATCGCCTGCTTCTACGAAATCTTCCTCTTTCTGGCCTTTTCCGGCCACCACCCCACCTACCGCTTCGCCTTCTTCCAGCAATCCGCCGCTATTTTCATGTTCTGGGCACTCGTACTTCTGATCATCTTCCGTGAAAACATCGACCCTTTGAATTTCAATGAAGGGTTCGTCTTTGCTTTCGCTGCGGTTTCGTTTTTCATTGAGTACTCTGTGATCGGCAAGGGAATTTCGGGTCTTGGTGGCGCTGTGTATGATATGCTAGGTGCATTGACTCTAATTTGTGCATTTTCTTGCCTGTATTTGTCGATTAGGCCTTGTTCGTATTTCGCCGAGTTTTTCTTGTCCTCTGGATTGGTTTTTAAGGGCACTTGGATTTTGCAACTGGGTTTGTCCTTGTACACTGATGTATTTGGGTTAAAAGGGTGTAAGAAAATGTCGGTTTGGCCTAACCAGGACAGTGCTGAGTGGAAATGTGACCTTGAGGAGGACGCTTTGAGGGGCTTCGCTGTGATGAAGCTCTTGTTCATCGGGCATGCGATTGCGATCTTGGTATTGagttttgtgttgtttgctttGTTGGCAAGTAACTGCAACTTGCAGGGTGGCGAGGCCAGTGGTCCGTTGCTAGCGCAGCTGGAGCATGTATTGATTCATCCTGGCCCTGAGATTGAGCTGGAATGA
- the LOC137736801 gene encoding protein PROTON GRADIENT REGULATION 5, chloroplastic-like, which yields MATSVSANLSSSFHGSWGSSVVGEDYGTLVKAVPNQVRVGKAVRAQPMMKNVNEGKGVFAPLVVVTRNIVGKKRFNQIRGKAIALHSQVITEFCKSIGADAKQRQGLIRLAKKNGERLGFLA from the exons ATGGCAACCTCAGTTTCTGCAAATTTGAGTTCGTCGTTCCATGGAAGTTGGGGGAGTTCGGTTGTCGGAGAAGATTATGGGACGTTGGTGAAGGCGGTCCCGAACCAAGTGAGAGTTGGGAAGGCGGTGAGAGCGCAGCCGATGATGAAGAACGTCAATGAAGGCAAAGGTGTCTTTGCACCTCTTGTTGTTGTCACGCGTAACATTGTTGGCAAGAAGAGGTTCAATCAAATTAGAGGCAAAGCTATTGCTTTGCACTCGCAG GTAATTACCGAGTTCTGCAAATCGATAGGAGCAGACGCGAAACAAAGGCAAGGACTGATTCGTCTGGCGAAGAAGAACGGAGAGAGGCTGGGGTTCCTGGCGTGA